The Salmo salar chromosome ssa06, Ssal_v3.1, whole genome shotgun sequence genome window below encodes:
- the LOC123743425 gene encoding uncharacterized protein isoform X1, translated as MSTAATPTTPSQLTSDQLTVIVAAFSGLVFFVVIVVLLSIYRKEPHCCKDTHGDMDAPPQYYSSRQTLVGNPCLEQTHDIIHDNTHSQLSASSLHQSGQLFLIGLPSSYHLPSLEAPLPRLPSYESVRKKDRQRQIHMMIADRFGLNGSMLTEPPPTYEESIRHSIEVPFDILGSVIDAPHPQDIYPPHPGTDLTTQSEVTTQCPSTQDTNSATLPV; from the exons ATGTCCACCGCTGCAACTCCAACCACCCCCTCTCAGTTAACATCGGATCAACTCACCGTCATTGTGGCAGCAT TTTCAGGTCTGGTGTTCTTTGTGGTGATCGTGGTGCTGCTGTCCATATACCGGAAAGAACCTCACTGCTGCAAGGACACCCATGGAGACATG GATGCCCCTCCTCAGTACTACAGCAGCAGACAGACACTGGTGGGAAACCCCTGTCTGGAACAGACTCATGACATCATacacgacaacacacactcacag CTGTCTGCGTCTTCTCTCCATCAGTCAGGGCAGCTGTTCCTTATCGGCCTGCCCTCCAGCTACCACCTGCCATCCCTGGAGGCGCCCCTCCCCAGGCTGCCCTCCTACGAGAGTGTCAGGAAGAAGGACCGCCAGAGACAGATACACATGATGATCGCTGACCGTTTCGGCCTCAACGGCTCCATGCTGACTGAG CCCCCTCCAACGTATGAGGAGAGCATCCGCCACTCCATTGAAGTGCCCTTTGACATTCTGGGGTCTGTAATAGACGCCCCTCATCCCCAGGACATTTACCCTCCGCACCCTGGCACAGACCTTACCACTCAGTCAGAGGTAACCACTCAGTGCCCGTCCACTCAGGATACCAACAGTGCCACCCTACCAGTCTGA
- the LOC106606971 gene encoding nucleoplasmin, which yields MDLSLSPSVSDTVCVLWGCELNDTERKAVFEIAEDLLEHQFFIRTMCLSAGASKEMHVVEVQDRVGEYCKPVPIATLHPMCQPMVSFSGFELMPPVIFNLRSGQGPLFISGQHLTLIYDDDDDEEEEEVFSSTPPLDHSGLQ from the exons ATGGATCTCTCCCTTTCACCCTCTGTTTCTGACACTGTCTGTGTGCTCTGGG GCTGTGAGCTGAATGACACCGAGAGAAAGGCAGTGTTTGAAATAGCGGAGGATTTGTTGGAGCATCAGTTCTTTATCCGAACG ATGTGTCTGAGTGCAGGGGCCAGTAAGGAGATGCATGTAGTGGAGGTACAGGACAGAGTTGGGGAATACTGCAAGCCAGTGCCCATTGCCACTCTTCACCCTATGTGCCAACCTATGGTCAGTTTCAGTGGGTTTGAGCTCATGCCACCTGTCATCTTCAACCTTCGCTCTGGGCAGGGCCCCCTCTTCATTTCTGGACAGCATTTGACAT TGatctatgatgatgatgatgatgaggaggaggaggaggtcttcTCATCAACACCCCCACTTG ATCACAGTGGTCTTCAATAA
- the LOC106606968 gene encoding butyrophilin subfamily 1 member A1 isoform X2, whose translation MMQCFHFIVEPVKSITVKLKESRKRAKNEKREPLEENQLFIVELARDLNRVCQRSEVLGNIWKLEDIWPTPLCRAFILEWASLLESKKRPMQSDGWPEEREWREQDLFSENDMENAKRTIINWTKDLRAQPEQSVWPGEAVAQVLEDLQAAWRSHHMPNLLTAMELLMWVLLTQGLDKEAIPQQWLIWKQRTQKIGAARYIPHSVWDWISNAAVEISLDLDTANPDLLISNDEKKMRCGFERKDVPNYHQRFDGWWCATGVEGFNSGRHYWEVEVGERDFRLGVAKESALRKGFKSLNTDTGYLTLRLERGTELKALTVPFTALPPGLIPRKVAVYLDYDQGQLSFYDVDSRSHIYTYNESFNEKLFPLFGTTEIIKDLVIKSPGSKAYCLCPSLCLWG comes from the exons ATGATGCAGTGTTTCCACTTTATAGTCGAGCCGGTCAAGAGCATCACAGTCAAGCTTAAG GAATCTCGCAAGAGGGCGAAGAATGAGAAGAGAGAGCCACTGGAAGAGAATCAGCTGTTTATAGTGGAGCTGGCTAGAGATCTCAATCGAGTGTGCCAG AGGTCTGAGGTGCTGGGGAACATCTGGAAACTAGAGGACATCtggcccactcctctttgcagggCCTTCATCCTGGAGTGGGCATCTCTGCTGGAGAGCAAG AAGAGGCCCATGCAGTCGGATGGCtggccagaggagagagagtggagggagcaGGACCTGTTCAGTGAGAATGACATGGAGAACGCTAAGAGGACCATCATCAACTGGACCAAGGACCTGAGAGCCCAACCTGAGCAAAGTGTGTGGCCTGGGGAGGCTGTGGCTCAAGTTCTGGAGGACCTCCAGGCCGCATGGAGGAGTCACCACATGCCCAACCTCCTGACAGCCATGGAACTGCTCATGTGGGTCTTACTGACACAGGGCCTGGACAAG GAAGCCATCCCTCAACAGTGGCTCATATGGAAGCAGAGGACTCAGAAGATAGGTGCTGCCCGCTACATTCCTCACTCAG TATGGGACTGGATCTCTAATGCAGCAGTGGAGATTTCCCTTGACCTGGACACGGCCAACCCTGACCTGCTAATCTCCAACGACGAGAAGAAGATGCGCTGTGGCTTCGAGAGAAAGGATGTGCCAAACTACCACCAGCGCTTCGATGGCTGGTGGTGCGCCACAGGGGTGGAGGGTTTCAACTCTGGCCGCCACtactgggaggtggaggtgggggagcGGGACTTTCGGCTGGGTGTGGCCAAGGAGTCAGCCCTGAGGAAGGGCTTCAAGTCCCTGAACACAGACACGGGCTACCTGACCCTGCGCCTGGAGAGGGGCACAGAGCTCAAGGCCCTGACTGTGCCCTTCACTGCCCTGCCGCCTGGTCTCATCCCCCGCAAGGTGGCTGTCTACCTGGACTACGACCAGGGCCAGCTGTCCTTCTACGACGTAGACAGCCGCTCCCACATCTACACCTACAATGAGAGCTTCAACGAGAAGCTGTTCCCTCTGTTCGGCACGACGGAGATCATTAAGGACCTGGTGATCAAGTCCCCTGGGAGCAAGGCCTATTGCCTCTGTCCCTCCCTGTGCCTGTGGGGCTGA
- the LOC123743425 gene encoding uncharacterized protein isoform X2, translating to MSTAATPTTPSQLTSDQLTVIVAAFSGLVFFVVIVVLLSIYRKEPHCCKDTHGDMDAPPQYYSSRQTLVGNPCLEQTHDIIHDNTHSQSGQLFLIGLPSSYHLPSLEAPLPRLPSYESVRKKDRQRQIHMMIADRFGLNGSMLTEPPPTYEESIRHSIEVPFDILGSVIDAPHPQDIYPPHPGTDLTTQSEVTTQCPSTQDTNSATLPV from the exons ATGTCCACCGCTGCAACTCCAACCACCCCCTCTCAGTTAACATCGGATCAACTCACCGTCATTGTGGCAGCAT TTTCAGGTCTGGTGTTCTTTGTGGTGATCGTGGTGCTGCTGTCCATATACCGGAAAGAACCTCACTGCTGCAAGGACACCCATGGAGACATG GATGCCCCTCCTCAGTACTACAGCAGCAGACAGACACTGGTGGGAAACCCCTGTCTGGAACAGACTCATGACATCATacacgacaacacacactcacag TCAGGGCAGCTGTTCCTTATCGGCCTGCCCTCCAGCTACCACCTGCCATCCCTGGAGGCGCCCCTCCCCAGGCTGCCCTCCTACGAGAGTGTCAGGAAGAAGGACCGCCAGAGACAGATACACATGATGATCGCTGACCGTTTCGGCCTCAACGGCTCCATGCTGACTGAG CCCCCTCCAACGTATGAGGAGAGCATCCGCCACTCCATTGAAGTGCCCTTTGACATTCTGGGGTCTGTAATAGACGCCCCTCATCCCCAGGACATTTACCCTCCGCACCCTGGCACAGACCTTACCACTCAGTCAGAGGTAACCACTCAGTGCCCGTCCACTCAGGATACCAACAGTGCCACCCTACCAGTCTGA
- the LOC106606968 gene encoding butyrophilin subfamily 1 member A1 isoform X1, whose product MMQCFHFIVEPVKSITVKLKESRKRAKNEKREPLEENQLFIVELARDLNRVCQRSEVLGNIWKLEDIWPTPLCRAFILEWASLLESKQKRPMQSDGWPEEREWREQDLFSENDMENAKRTIINWTKDLRAQPEQSVWPGEAVAQVLEDLQAAWRSHHMPNLLTAMELLMWVLLTQGLDKEAIPQQWLIWKQRTQKIGAARYIPHSVWDWISNAAVEISLDLDTANPDLLISNDEKKMRCGFERKDVPNYHQRFDGWWCATGVEGFNSGRHYWEVEVGERDFRLGVAKESALRKGFKSLNTDTGYLTLRLERGTELKALTVPFTALPPGLIPRKVAVYLDYDQGQLSFYDVDSRSHIYTYNESFNEKLFPLFGTTEIIKDLVIKSPGSKAYCLCPSLCLWG is encoded by the exons ATGATGCAGTGTTTCCACTTTATAGTCGAGCCGGTCAAGAGCATCACAGTCAAGCTTAAG GAATCTCGCAAGAGGGCGAAGAATGAGAAGAGAGAGCCACTGGAAGAGAATCAGCTGTTTATAGTGGAGCTGGCTAGAGATCTCAATCGAGTGTGCCAG AGGTCTGAGGTGCTGGGGAACATCTGGAAACTAGAGGACATCtggcccactcctctttgcagggCCTTCATCCTGGAGTGGGCATCTCTGCTGGAGAGCAAG CAGAAGAGGCCCATGCAGTCGGATGGCtggccagaggagagagagtggagggagcaGGACCTGTTCAGTGAGAATGACATGGAGAACGCTAAGAGGACCATCATCAACTGGACCAAGGACCTGAGAGCCCAACCTGAGCAAAGTGTGTGGCCTGGGGAGGCTGTGGCTCAAGTTCTGGAGGACCTCCAGGCCGCATGGAGGAGTCACCACATGCCCAACCTCCTGACAGCCATGGAACTGCTCATGTGGGTCTTACTGACACAGGGCCTGGACAAG GAAGCCATCCCTCAACAGTGGCTCATATGGAAGCAGAGGACTCAGAAGATAGGTGCTGCCCGCTACATTCCTCACTCAG TATGGGACTGGATCTCTAATGCAGCAGTGGAGATTTCCCTTGACCTGGACACGGCCAACCCTGACCTGCTAATCTCCAACGACGAGAAGAAGATGCGCTGTGGCTTCGAGAGAAAGGATGTGCCAAACTACCACCAGCGCTTCGATGGCTGGTGGTGCGCCACAGGGGTGGAGGGTTTCAACTCTGGCCGCCACtactgggaggtggaggtgggggagcGGGACTTTCGGCTGGGTGTGGCCAAGGAGTCAGCCCTGAGGAAGGGCTTCAAGTCCCTGAACACAGACACGGGCTACCTGACCCTGCGCCTGGAGAGGGGCACAGAGCTCAAGGCCCTGACTGTGCCCTTCACTGCCCTGCCGCCTGGTCTCATCCCCCGCAAGGTGGCTGTCTACCTGGACTACGACCAGGGCCAGCTGTCCTTCTACGACGTAGACAGCCGCTCCCACATCTACACCTACAATGAGAGCTTCAACGAGAAGCTGTTCCCTCTGTTCGGCACGACGGAGATCATTAAGGACCTGGTGATCAAGTCCCCTGGGAGCAAGGCCTATTGCCTCTGTCCCTCCCTGTGCCTGTGGGGCTGA